CGAGTCCGGGTGGCCGATGCCCTTCCGCTCGACGATCTCTACCGCCTGGTCCTCCACGGCGTGCCCGCTGGCGGGCTCGACGTGGATGTTCCGGTCGGTCATTGGCTCGTAGTTGGGGGTGAGACCCTCTATAACTTGCGGAATTGAGAACGGTCGCCGTAATTACTCGTCTGCATCAGCGAGCAGCAGGCCGAGGTAGGAAGTCCTGACCTGCTCGTCCGGATCGAGGTTCAAGTCGCGCATGACCGCCTCCGCGCCCTCGCGGGCCGCGTCGACGTCCTCGGCCTCCGTCTCGACCTCGACGAAGTCGCCGACGCCCGCGACGCTGTCCAGCGTCACCGCGTATCCCTCGTAGGCGAAGTGCTCGCGCTCCTTCTCGACGGTCGCGACCGGCTCGAACCCCAGCGCCCGGAAGATGTCGTCGGCGTCCCCGCCGGCGCCGACGCTGGTCTCGACCTCCTCGCGGGTCTTGGAGTCGGGATCGACCTTCGGTCCCTTGTAGGTGATCCGGTCGACGTCGCCCCCCTCCGACCGCTCGCGCCGGACG
This genomic interval from Halomicrobium urmianum contains the following:
- the cyaB gene encoding class IV adenylate cyclase is translated as MYEVEMKVAADHGEVRQRLEAVGADALETVEQADTYYDHPERDFAETDEALRVRRERSEGGDVDRITYKGPKVDPDSKTREEVETSVGAGGDADDIFRALGFEPVATVEKEREHFAYEGYAVTLDSVAGVGDFVEVETEAEDVDAAREGAEAVMRDLNLDPDEQVRTSYLGLLLADADE